Proteins encoded together in one Xyrauchen texanus isolate HMW12.3.18 chromosome 50, RBS_HiC_50CHRs, whole genome shotgun sequence window:
- the b3galt2 gene encoding beta-1,3-galactosyltransferase 2, producing the protein MQLRRRHCCPIKMTWNVKRSLFRTHVAGLLSLASLFALFLIYCHQDLLQGRSWLRDNPLVYTMRGLRPPKERAKGNQSSLRSLWKDDAYVLPKPSVNFNFSSHQAEITAQGIVGLEIAASTNESGNTKSLHREMGVGGRLAAQPYQWLLNEPYKCNNSSPFLVLLIVAEPSQMEARNAIRQTWGNESIAMGYGFVRLFLLGLRPDVYLQRSIEEESLQYHDIIQQDFIDTYYNLTIKTLMGMSWVAQYCSFARYVMKTDSDMFVNTEYLIQKLLKPNTAPRQNYFTGYLMRGYAPNRNKDSKWYMPPELYSSERYPIFCSGTGYVFSGDMAEKIYNASLSIRRLHLEDVYVGICLAKLRIDPVPPPNEFLFNHWRVSYSSCKYSHLITSHQFQPNELTKYWNHLQSNKHGPCLNMAKDKSSQRRHRKLQWEGLQ; encoded by the coding sequence ATGCAGTTGCGTCGGCGACACTGCTGCCCCATCAAGATGACCTGGAATGTTAAGCGGTCACTCTTCCGCACACATGTAGCAGGCCTTCTTTCGCTGGCCTCACtctttgccctgttcctcatCTATTGCCACCAGGATTTGCTCCAGGGCCGGAGTTGGCTGCGAGACAACCCCTTGGTTTACACCATGCGGGGTTTGCGCCCCCCCAAGGAGCGTGCAAAGGGAAACCAAAGCTCATTGCGAAGCCTCTGGAAAGATGATGCTTATGTGCTCCCCAAACCATCTGTTAACTTCAATTTTAGTTCTCACCAGGCTGAGATCACTGCCCAGGGGATCGTGGGATTGGAGATCGCAGCGAGCACCAACGAAAGCGGCAACACCAAGAGCTTGCACAGGGAAATGGGAGTGGGAGGACGTCTCGCAGCTCAGCCTTATCAGTGGCTACTCAACGAGCCCTATAAGTGTAACAACAGCAGTCCCTTCCTGGTTTTGCTTATAGTTGCAGAGCCAAGTCAGATGGAGGCCAGGAATGCCATTAGGCAGACCTGGGGGAATGAGAGCATAGCCATGGGTTACGGGTTTGTGCGCCTCTTCCTGCTGGGCTTGAGACCTGATGTGTATCTGCAGAGGTCCATTGAGGAGGAGAGCTTGCAGTACCATGACATCATCCAGCAAGACTTCATAGACACTTATTACAACCTTACCATAAAAACGCTAATGGGCATGAGCTGGGTGGCTCAGTATTGCTCGTTCGCCCGTTATGTAATGAAAACCGACAGTGACATGTTTGTCAACACAGAATATCTCATCCAAAAGCTGTTAAAGCCAAACACAGCGCCTCGACAAAATTACTTTACTGGCTACCTAATGAGAGGCTACGCCCCCAACCGCAACAAAGACAGTAAATGGTACATGCCGCCAGAGCTGTATTCCAGTGAGAGGTACCCAATCTTTTGCTCTGGAACAGGCTATGTGTTCTCGGGAGACATGGCAGAGAAAATCTACAATGCCTCGTTAAGTATCCGTCGCCTTCACCTCGAGGATGTATATGTGGGTATCTGCCTGGCAAAACTGCGAATTGACCCAGTGCCACCACCAAATGAGTTTctctttaaccactggagagtgTCCTACTCCAGCTGCAAATACAGTCACCTGATCACCTCCCACCAGTTCCAGCCCAATGAACTTACAAAATACTGGAATCACTTGCAAAGCAACAAGCACGGTCCTTGTCTTAATATGGCGAAGGATAAAAGCAGCCAACGTCGGCATAGGAAATTGCAGTGGGAAGGTCTTCAGTGA